One window of the Xiphias gladius isolate SHS-SW01 ecotype Sanya breed wild chromosome 11, ASM1685928v1, whole genome shotgun sequence genome contains the following:
- the col21a1 gene encoding collagen alpha-1(XXI) chain isoform X1, whose translation MGYKATSMHCVLRCLCFMLLHLFSAAQDEDIRSCRTAPCDLVFILDGSWSVEDVNFEIVKRWLVNITTSFNIGQKFTQVGVVQYSDDPVLEIPLGKYSSTNDLIKAMESIEYMGGNTRTGTAIKFATDKLFGLSERGQQGISRIAVVLTDGKSQDEVLKAAAEARKKGVILFAIGVGSETEEAELKDIANQPFTTYVFSVEDYKAISRIIQVIRQKLCEETVCPARIPVDSRDEKGFDILLHLNLAKKTKKTQGSFSGTKAYEVTPRVDLSEATRNLFPDGLPPSYVFVATLRYKGSVTVEEWDLWRIQTRDGKPQMAVTLNGLDRTVMFTTSSKAPSGTQTVTFSQQTTTKLFDEKWHQLRLLVTEEDVTLYVDDLEIETLSLEPPVGIFINGKTQIGKYVRKETTVPFEIQKLRIYCDPEQNNRETACEIPGVCSNSPDYTEPTQEPCVCPPGPPGIPGMKGEQGNAGYPGQPGPVGADGKPGIPGVRGSSGLPGPPGVQGPRGPDGYKGEQGRPGVSGERGMPGIPGFPGQPGKQGSIGSPGTPGLPGKTGQVGEKGSIGPPGPPGYPGKPGLPGRNGKDGYPGGTGQKGEVGASGIPGVDGRQGHPGIPGLPGTAGLDGQKGEAGSTGPKGFKGLTGLPGEMGLPGVPGLKGPTGPKGNKGESGSPGVQGTPGPVGRAGEPGRAGQPGYAGMPGLKGSKGQRGNQGERGEMGLKGEKGENGRPGDHGSTGPTGLKGEKGTTGDPGQRGQDGQVGRPGQPGQSGPTGPRGLQGNTGPPGPPGPEGRSTSEMSDNHIRQICRDIIRTELPSLLLSNQQSSCTRCQSRPGHPGPPGPAGPKGLRGLPGLSGSRGQPGHPGLPGHPGINGLKGDPGFKGEKGDAGRTMVGNQGPPGPPGPMGPQGYSKPGPPGKPGPPGVNGAEGKSGNPGIPGQPGLCDPSMCYGSMMRRDPYSKGPNY comes from the exons ATGGGTTACAAAGCGACATCCATGCATTGTGTCTTAAGATGCCTGTGCTTCATGCTTCTCCATTTGTTTAGCGCAGCTCAAGATGAAGACATAAGAA GTTGTAGGACCGCACCATGTGATTTGGTCTTTATTCTAGATGGCTCGTGGAGTGTTGAGGATGTCAATTTTGAAATAGTTAAGCGATGGCTTGTCAATATAACAACAAGCTTCAACATTGGACAGAAGTTTACCCAGGTTGGAGTCGTCCAGTACAGCGATGACCCCGTTTTAGAAATACCTCTGGGGAAGTACTCCTCCACCAATGACCTCATCAAAGCGATGGAGTCCATTGAGTACATGGGGGGGAACACAAGGACAGGCACAGCCATTAAGTTCGCTACAGACAAATTGTTTGGCCTCTCGGAGCGTGGCCAACAAGGCATTTCCAGAATTGCTGTTGTCCTCACAGATGGGAAGTCTCAAGATGAAGttttgaaagcagcagcagaagcaagGAAAAAAGGAGTAATTCTGTTTGCAATTGGTGTCGGGTCAGAGACAGAAGAGGCCGAGTTGAAGGACATTGCAAACCAGCCATTTACAACTTACGTCTTCTCTGTCGAGGACTACAAAGCTATTTCCAGGATCATACAGGTCATACGACAGAAACTATGCGAAG AGACTGTTTGCCCGGCAAGAATTCCTGTAGATTCCCGTGATGAGAAGGGCTTTGATATTctgttacatttaaatttggccaaaaaaacaaagaagacacaAGGGTCATTTTCCGGCACTAAGGCCTATGAAGTCACGCCTCGTGTTGACTTGAGTGAAGCTACACG GAACCTTTTCCCTGATGGCCTGCCACCATCGTATGTTTTCGTGGCCACTCTGAGGTATAAAGGATCTGTGACTGTTGAGGAGTGGGACCTGTGGAGAATACAGACACGTGATGGGAAACCGCAGATGGCAGTGACTCTAAATGGACTGGACCGCACCGTCATGTTCACCACATCCAGTAAAGCACCCAGTGGAACGCAAACGGTTACATTTTCACAACAGACAACAACG AAGCTGTTTGATGAGAAATGGCACCAGCTGCGGCTGCTGGTCACTGAGGAGGATGTTACTCTTTATGTTGATGACCTGGAAATAGAAACTCTGTCCTTGGAGCCCCCAGTTGGCATCTTCATCAACGGAAAAACCCAAATTGGAAAATACgtcagaaaagaaacaacagtgccA ttCGAAATTCAGAAACTTCGCATCTACTGTGACCCTGAGCAGAATAACCGAGAGACTGCATGTGAAATACCTGGAGTT TGTTCCAACAGTCCTGATTACACCGAACCCACTCAAGAACCTTGTGTTTGTCCTCCTGGACCCCCTGGAATTCCAGGAATGAAG GGAGAACAAGGAAACGCTGGGTATCCTGGTCAGCCTGGACCTGTTGGTGCTGATGGTAAGCCT GGTATTCCTGGCGTTAGAGGGAGTTCAGGGCTGCCAGGTCCACCTGGAGTACAG GGGCCACGTGGGCCAGACGGGTACAAAGGGGAGCAAGGGAGGCCCGGTGTTTCG GGTGAGAGGGGTATGCCTGGAATACCAGGATTCCCTGGACAACCAGGAAAGCAG GGCTCTATAGGATCCCCAGGAACTCCAGGGTTACCAGGAAAAACTGGCCAAGTG GGAGAAAAGGGGAGTATAGGACCTCCCGGGCCACCTGGTTATCCAGGAAAACCT GGCCTTCCTGGGAGAAATGGAAAGGATGGATATCCAGGGGGAACTGGTCAAAAG GGAGAAGTTGGGGCCAGTGGCATTCCTGGTGTTGACGGAAGGCAAGGCCATCCT GGTATACCCGGATTGCCAGGAACTGCTGGCTTGGATGGACAAAAG GGGGAAGCTGGTTCGACTGGACCAAAGGGCTTCAAAGGATTGACTGGACTGCCT GGCGAGATGGGTTTACCAGGTGTACCTGGTTTAAAAGGACCAACTGGACCCAAG GGAAATAAGGGTGAAAGTGGAAGTCCAGGTGTACAAGGAACACCAGGGCCTGTG GGGCGTGCAGGGGAACCAGGAAGAGCAGGTCAGCCGGGCTACGCGGGCATGCCAGGCCTGAAGGGCAGCAAG GGACAAAGGGGAAATCaaggtgaaagaggagagatg GGACTGAAAGgtgaaaaaggagagaatgGTCGGCCAGGGGATCAC GGCTCCACTGGTCCAACAGGACTAAAAGGAGAG AAAGGGACAACAGGGGATCCAGGGCAGAGAGGTCAAGACGGTCAAGTGGGACGGCCTGGACAGCCGGGTCAGTCAGGCCCAACTGGCCCCCGAGGACTGCAGGGGAACACTGGTCCACCCGGCCCACCTGGACCTGAAGGAAGATCT ACAAGTGAAATGTCAGACAATCACATTCGGCAAATCTGCAGAGACATTATTCGGA CTGAGCTGCCTTCATTGTTGCTGAGCAACCAGCAGAGTAGCTGCACTAGATGCCAAAGCCGGCCTGGACATCCTGGTCCTCCAGGTCCAGCTGGGCCCAAAGGACTCAGGGGTCTTCCTGGACTTAGTGGTTCCAGGGGACAGCCAGGCCACCCGGGTCTGCCAGGGCACCCTGGTATTAACGGGCTCAAAG GAGATCCAGGTTTCAAGGGTGAGAAGGGGGATGCTGGTCGAACCATGGTTGGAAACCAAGGGCCACCTGGGCCTCCAG GTCCAATGGGTCCCCAGGGGTACAGTAAGCCAGGTCCTCCAGGTAAGCCTGGACCCCCTGGTGTTAATGGAGCAGAGGGTAAAAGTGGTAATCCTGGCATCCCTGGCCAGCCTGGGCTGTGTGATCCATCCATGTGCTATGGTAGCATGATGAGGCGGGATCCTTACAGCAAAGGGCCAAACTATTGA